One window from the genome of Leuconostoc suionicum encodes:
- a CDS encoding ABC transporter ATP-binding protein, whose protein sequence is MTEEAPKKLVELKDLQLYFNKGKSNEVRAIDHVSFDIYEGEVFGLVGESGSGKTTIGRTILKLYEPTAGTITFDGEDVTKLKGKHLSEFRKDSQMIFQDPQASLNGRMKVRDIIAEGIDVNHLAKSKEERNAKVQELLDLVGLNKDHASRYPHEFSGGQRQRIGIARALAVDPKFIIADEPISALDVSIQAQVVNLMKELQKKHSLTYLFIAHDLSMVKYISDRIGVMHWGKLLEIGTADAVYNHPLHPYTKSLLSAIPVPDPEVENNRQHIDYDPSVETDGKERTMLEVNPGHFVLATEEEAATYKVQQK, encoded by the coding sequence ATGACCGAAGAAGCACCAAAAAAATTGGTTGAGTTGAAAGATTTACAGTTGTATTTTAACAAAGGTAAATCAAATGAAGTTCGTGCTATTGACCATGTGAGTTTTGATATTTATGAAGGTGAAGTGTTTGGCCTTGTTGGTGAATCTGGATCTGGTAAAACAACAATTGGTCGTACAATTTTAAAATTATATGAACCAACGGCTGGTACAATTACATTTGATGGGGAAGATGTCACTAAGTTAAAAGGAAAGCATCTTTCTGAATTTCGTAAAGACTCACAAATGATTTTCCAAGATCCTCAAGCTAGTTTGAATGGACGTATGAAAGTGCGCGACATTATTGCTGAAGGTATCGACGTGAACCATTTAGCGAAGTCCAAAGAAGAGCGTAATGCTAAAGTTCAAGAGTTGTTGGACCTAGTTGGCTTAAACAAAGATCATGCCTCTCGTTATCCACATGAATTCTCCGGTGGACAACGTCAGCGTATTGGAATTGCGCGCGCACTTGCGGTTGACCCTAAGTTCATTATTGCTGATGAACCGATATCTGCGTTGGATGTTTCGATTCAGGCACAAGTTGTTAATTTGATGAAAGAATTACAAAAGAAACATTCATTAACTTACTTGTTCATTGCTCACGATTTGTCGATGGTAAAATATATTTCAGATCGTATTGGTGTCATGCATTGGGGAAAATTGCTTGAGATTGGAACGGCAGACGCCGTATATAATCACCCCTTGCATCCATATACGAAAAGTCTATTGTCAGCTATTCCGGTGCCCGATCCGGAAGTTGAAAATAATCGCCAACATATTGATTATGATCCTAGTGTTGAAACAGACGGCAAAGAACGTACAATGTTAGAAGTTAATCCTGGGCACTTTGTTTTGGCAACTGAAGAAGAGGCTGCAACTTATAAAGTACAACAGAAGTAA